A window of the Cynocephalus volans isolate mCynVol1 chromosome 10, mCynVol1.pri, whole genome shotgun sequence genome harbors these coding sequences:
- the NOVA2 gene encoding RNA-binding protein Nova-2, which translates to MEPEAPDSRKRPLETPPEVVCTKRSNTGEEGEYFLKVLIPSYAAGSIIGKGGQTIVQLQKETGATIKLSKSKDFYPGTTERVCLVQGTAEALNAVHSFIAEKVREIPQAMTKPEVVNILQPQTTMNPDRAKQAKLIVPNSTAGLIIGKGGATVKAVMEQSGAWVQLSQKPEGINLQERVVTVSGEPEQVHKAVSAIVQKVQEDPQSSSCLNISYANVAGPVANSNPTGSPYASPADVLPAAAAASAAAASGLLGPAGLAGVGAFPAALPAFSGTDLLAISTALNTLASYGYNTNSLGLGLNSAAASGVLAAVAAGANPAAAAAANLLASYAGEAGAGPAGGAAPPPPPPPGALGSFALAAAANGYLGAGAGGGAGGGGGPLVAAAAAAGAAGGFLTAEKLAAESAKELVEIAVPENLVGAILGKGGKTLVEYQELTGARIQISKKGEFLPGTRNRRVTITGSPAATQAAQYLISQRVTYEQGVRASNPQKVG; encoded by the exons AGGAAGGCGAATACTTCCTGAAGGTGCTGATCCCCAGCTACGCAGCAGGCTCCATCATTGGCAAGGGCGGGCAGACCATCGTGCAACTGCAGAAGGAGACGGGAGCCACCATCAAGCTCTCCAAGTCCAAAGACTTCTACCCCG GAACCACAGAGCGGGTATGCCTAGTACAGGGCACAGCAGAGGCCTTGAATGCTGTGCACAGCTTTATTGCTGAGAAGGTCCGAGAAATCCCACAAGCGATGACCAAGCCTGAGGTGGTCAACATCCTTCAACCCCAAACCACGATGAACCCCGACAGAGCCAAGCAG GCCAAGCTGATCGTCCCCAACAGCACTGCGGGCCTGATCATCGGCAAGGGGGGCGCAACGGTGAAAGCCGTGATGGAACAGTCAGGTGCGtgggtgcagctgtcccagaagcCGGAGGGCATCAACCTGCAGGAGCGCGTGGTGACCGTGAGCGGCGAACCTGAGCAGGTGCACAAGGCCGTGAGTGCCATCGTGCAGAAGGTACAGGAAGACCCCCAGAGCAGCAGCTGCCTCAACATCAGCTACGCCAACGTGGCTGGCCCCGTGGCCAACTCCAACCCCACCGGCTCGCCCTACGCCAGCCCAGCTGACGTGCTgcccgctgctgccgccgcctcggccgccgccgcctccggcCTGCTGGGCCCCGCCGGGCTGGCGGGCGTGGGGGCCTTTCCCGCGGCCCTGCCGGCCTTCTCGGGCACCGACCTGCTGGCCATCAGCACGGCGCTTAACACGCTGGCCAGCTACGGCTACAACACCAACTCCCTGGGCCTGGGCCTCAACTCGGCCGCAGCCTCTGGCGTTCTGGCCGCCGTGGCCGCCGGTGCCAACCctgctgccgccgccgcggcCAACCTGCTGGCCTCCTACGCGGGCGAGGCAGGGGCCGGGCCAGCCGGAGGGGCcgccccgccgccgcccccgccacCCGGAGCCCTGGGATCCTTTGCATTGGCCGCGGCCGCCAACGGCTACCTCGGGGCCGGggcgggcggcggggcggggggagggggtggccCGCTGGTGGCCGCTGCAGCCGCGGCAGGGGCGGCCGGGGGCTTCCTGACGGCAGAGAAGTTGGCAGCGGAGAGTGCCAAGGAGCTGGTGGAGATTGCGGTGCCTGAGAACCTGGTGGGAGCCATCCTGGGCAAGGGGGGCAAGACGTTGGTGGAGTACCAGGAGCTGACAGGCGCCCGCATCCAGATCTCCAAGAAGGGCGAGTTCCTGCCAGGCACGCGGAACCGGCGGGTCACCATCACGGGCAGCCCCGCGGCCACGCAAGCCGCTCAATACCTCATCAGCCAGCGGGTCACCTACGAGCAGGGGGTGAGGGCCTCAAACCCCCAGAAAGTGGGATGA